A single window of Ferrimonas balearica DSM 9799 DNA harbors:
- a CDS encoding AraC family transcriptional regulator — protein sequence MVTFFGTEAERLNDDPPSSHHFIQQHPALYGDLLYPAFDLRLLHRYLVEQCGDEVGDALLRCVDIAPKELAQRQFILAWQMLKAMELAAQSLPPPAAGLIFGRTFKASDLEGLQGPLSHSRTLAEAYHITRQNPNLTGSFTDNLERIEDGKLVVRGVNVAQIEPATLQFVFEQGLGSMMAIAEELSGEALQLSWVRFPAPAPWPVDRTEYEDLLGCPVDFEGDFFEWAIDLQELEAPVLWRPTDVALELEQEPPAQDTSLVNRIITLLLAVPENWPTQEQVAEELMVSRRTLRRRLSEMGTSYQQILNQVRCQLAIEWLQQGESDILWIGERLGFRDVSNFRHAFKRWIGKPPGAFLRRG from the coding sequence ATGGTGACGTTTTTTGGAACAGAGGCCGAACGGCTTAACGACGATCCCCCATCGTCCCACCACTTTATTCAACAGCACCCGGCTCTGTACGGGGATCTGCTCTATCCCGCATTTGACCTTCGCTTGCTGCATCGTTACCTGGTGGAACAGTGCGGTGATGAGGTGGGCGATGCTCTGCTGCGATGTGTCGACATTGCCCCAAAGGAGCTGGCCCAGCGTCAGTTTATCCTGGCCTGGCAGATGCTGAAGGCGATGGAGTTGGCGGCACAATCCCTCCCACCCCCAGCCGCGGGGCTGATCTTTGGCCGTACCTTTAAAGCCAGTGACCTGGAAGGGTTGCAGGGCCCGCTTTCCCACTCCCGTACGTTGGCTGAGGCCTACCACATCACCCGCCAGAACCCGAACCTGACCGGCAGCTTCACCGATAACCTTGAGCGGATCGAAGACGGCAAGTTGGTGGTGCGGGGGGTGAATGTGGCGCAGATCGAACCGGCGACTCTGCAGTTTGTCTTTGAGCAGGGGCTGGGCTCAATGATGGCGATTGCCGAAGAGTTAAGTGGGGAAGCACTGCAACTGAGCTGGGTGCGCTTCCCGGCACCGGCGCCCTGGCCGGTGGATCGTACCGAATACGAAGACCTGCTCGGCTGCCCGGTGGACTTCGAGGGTGACTTCTTCGAGTGGGCCATCGATCTGCAAGAGTTGGAAGCCCCGGTGCTCTGGCGCCCGACCGACGTGGCACTGGAGCTGGAGCAGGAACCGCCGGCTCAGGATACGTCGCTGGTTAACCGCATCATTACGCTGTTGCTGGCCGTACCGGAAAACTGGCCGACCCAGGAGCAGGTGGCCGAGGAGTTGATGGTGTCACGCCGTACTCTGCGTCGCCGACTCAGCGAGATGGGGACTTCTTACCAGCAGATCCTCAATCAGGTGCGCTGTCAGTTGGCCATTGAGTGGCTGCAGCAGGGTGAGAGCGACATTCTCTGGATCGGTGAGCGTCTTGGTTTCCGGGACGTCAGCAACTTCCGCCACGCGTTTAAACGCTGGATTGGCAAACCCCCCGGCGCGTTTCTGCGCCGGGGCTGA
- a CDS encoding SO2930 family diheme c-type cytochrome produces the protein MKYLYLPLLLGLLSCGGGGESASEPPPPEPPAPPPTNPDPADPATPCDAATSEVNWDALMSENCELLSQYGLFVDPAVPTRDARVPGLRYQLTTALFSDYASKYRFLFLPPGTQMTYHDSETFGLPVGTVLVKTFALPADTALSGDDNETVIETRLLIHRESGWVALPYLWQGNDAEFTPAGTLVAHQMIHQDETLAFNYEVPSQPQCKMCHQLSDGTTARFSPIGIKARLLNRPGDNGSNQLQHWLSQGWLDRVPESIPTAADLYDTTASLTERAKGYLDVNCAHCHRAEGFASISGLRLGYFVDHTTMEYGICKQPPGYDGGAAGLDYDIVPGNGLASILPYRMAHLEPKDKMPPVGRAVVHDYAVDLIRNWIDTLDPALGSCQ, from the coding sequence ATGAAGTATCTCTACCTGCCCCTGCTGCTGGGCCTGCTAAGCTGCGGTGGCGGAGGGGAAAGCGCCTCTGAACCGCCTCCGCCGGAGCCTCCGGCACCACCGCCCACCAACCCGGACCCTGCCGACCCCGCTACGCCCTGTGACGCGGCCACCAGTGAAGTGAACTGGGACGCATTGATGAGCGAAAACTGCGAGCTGCTGTCTCAGTACGGCCTGTTTGTCGACCCGGCCGTGCCCACCCGGGATGCCCGTGTACCCGGCCTGCGATACCAGCTCACTACGGCGCTGTTCTCGGACTACGCCAGCAAGTATCGCTTCCTGTTCCTGCCCCCCGGGACACAGATGACCTACCACGATAGCGAAACCTTCGGCTTGCCAGTGGGTACCGTACTGGTGAAAACCTTTGCCCTGCCTGCGGATACCGCACTATCGGGTGATGACAATGAAACTGTGATTGAAACGCGGCTGCTGATCCATCGGGAGTCTGGATGGGTGGCGTTGCCCTATCTGTGGCAGGGCAACGATGCAGAGTTTACGCCGGCCGGCACTCTGGTGGCCCATCAGATGATCCACCAGGACGAGACCCTGGCCTTCAACTACGAAGTGCCCTCCCAGCCCCAATGCAAGATGTGTCACCAGCTGTCCGACGGCACCACGGCCCGGTTCAGTCCCATCGGCATCAAAGCCAGGCTGCTGAACCGTCCCGGTGACAACGGCAGCAACCAGCTGCAGCACTGGCTCAGCCAGGGCTGGCTGGACCGGGTACCGGAAAGTATCCCCACCGCCGCCGACCTGTATGACACCACGGCCAGCCTGACCGAACGGGCTAAAGGCTATCTCGATGTGAACTGTGCCCACTGTCATCGGGCCGAAGGGTTTGCCAGCATCTCAGGGCTGCGACTGGGCTACTTCGTTGACCACACCACCATGGAGTACGGCATCTGCAAACAGCCTCCGGGTTACGATGGTGGTGCAGCGGGTCTGGATTACGACATCGTGCCGGGCAACGGCCTCGCGTCCATCCTCCCCTACCGCATGGCGCACCTCGAGCCGAAAGATAAGATGCCACCGGTGGGACGGGCGGTGGTTCACGACTACGCCGTCGACCTGATACGCAACTGGATCGACACCCTGGACCCCGCACTGGGCAGTTGCCAGTAG
- a CDS encoding parallel beta-helix domain-containing protein, with translation MREKRSWLLPTLLASAVALNLAGCGSDDETVTVTPPPPTTTPPEPEGPTFPEGAIMVEVGENLGANITEAFINAQSGDVIVLPEGEFKLDRTLLFDGDADGDGVFAKNVTIMGYGQDKTILDFSEAASGDGIFVQNAVNITIQDLSVNEAKNNGIKLKNSNGIILRRLATIWAGELNEENGAYGLYPVECQNILIEDTYVRGSADAGIYVGQSEYIVVRRNVAIENVAGIEIENSKYADVYDNHAVANTGGILVFDLPIGNHRYGSSVRIFDNLVEGNNTKNFANASANPAGVHIVPPGTGIIILSTDDVEIFNNVIRDHDTLSITASSFFIAEPDVTGAFAMNYAQPGGIIDDGWRAVPRNIHIHSNEITNSGSNPNGYLIEDIIGAYTQIHGVFPAILYDGLGEAVANSGLFAGPSAMIDYKEPPFAADGSDNVCVSNNGDVSLGQLYAGDHSPATLEVPDILFESSQDKLMNCTQVSLPVHTVTIGDEVFGCGIDDDTAGCDGGETVGNGGSIGEGEGGLVGDGDLSLCEASGSEVNWSALLGANCANLSDYNLFADSANPKGAANSGGMPYDLNSPLFTDYTSKYRYVFVPGGEAAAYDAQEVFDFPVGTVLVKTFAMPDDTATPGNENEEILETRLLIHREAGWSALPYVWNANKDEAVLAKPGSIMNQSVVHKGETIEFDYVVPSLNQCKQCHQYSGEDGIARFMPIGPKARHLNGNYEYADGSTNQLTAWTAHGILTGTPADLASIPTVPAFELLGNGDLSGATDAEVMDLAKGYLDINCAHCHRPEGNASNTGLKLEYWRPYEGNEQAHGECKSPVAYGGGSLGYDIVPGNPDESITHFRMAATEPGDRMPEIGRSLAHDAGVDLIREWITRLPAATCSE, from the coding sequence ATGCGGGAGAAGCGATCCTGGTTACTGCCGACCCTATTGGCGTCCGCAGTGGCCCTCAACCTGGCCGGGTGCGGCAGCGACGATGAAACCGTAACGGTCACGCCACCGCCGCCGACCACCACCCCGCCGGAGCCGGAAGGACCGACCTTCCCGGAAGGCGCCATCATGGTCGAAGTGGGTGAGAACCTCGGCGCCAACATCACCGAAGCCTTTATTAATGCCCAGAGTGGCGACGTCATCGTACTGCCGGAAGGCGAGTTCAAACTCGACCGCACCCTGCTGTTCGACGGCGACGCGGATGGAGATGGGGTGTTTGCCAAGAACGTGACCATCATGGGTTACGGTCAGGACAAAACCATCCTCGACTTCTCGGAAGCGGCCTCCGGGGACGGCATCTTTGTGCAGAACGCCGTCAACATCACCATTCAGGACCTGTCCGTTAACGAAGCCAAGAACAACGGCATCAAGCTGAAGAACTCCAACGGCATCATCCTGCGTCGTCTGGCCACCATCTGGGCTGGCGAGTTGAACGAAGAGAACGGCGCCTACGGTCTCTACCCGGTGGAGTGTCAGAATATCCTGATTGAAGACACCTACGTGCGCGGCTCCGCCGATGCGGGCATCTACGTGGGTCAGTCCGAATACATCGTGGTGCGTCGCAACGTGGCCATCGAAAACGTCGCGGGCATCGAGATTGAAAACTCCAAGTACGCCGACGTTTACGATAACCACGCGGTCGCCAACACCGGTGGTATTCTGGTGTTCGACCTGCCCATCGGTAACCACCGTTACGGCAGCAGCGTGCGGATCTTCGATAACCTGGTTGAAGGCAACAACACCAAGAACTTTGCCAACGCCAGCGCCAACCCGGCCGGGGTACACATCGTTCCGCCCGGCACCGGCATCATCATTCTGTCCACCGACGACGTTGAGATCTTCAACAACGTCATCCGCGACCACGACACCCTGTCCATTACCGCCTCCAGCTTCTTTATTGCTGAGCCGGACGTGACCGGGGCGTTCGCCATGAACTATGCCCAGCCCGGCGGCATCATCGATGATGGCTGGCGCGCGGTACCGCGCAATATCCACATCCACAGTAACGAGATCACCAACAGTGGCAGCAACCCCAATGGTTACCTGATCGAAGACATCATCGGCGCCTACACCCAGATCCACGGCGTGTTCCCGGCGATTCTGTACGATGGCCTCGGTGAAGCTGTGGCCAACAGCGGCCTGTTTGCCGGCCCGAGCGCGATGATTGATTACAAGGAGCCGCCGTTTGCCGCTGATGGCAGTGACAACGTCTGTGTGTCCAACAACGGCGACGTGTCCCTGGGTCAGCTCTACGCCGGTGACCACTCTCCCGCCACGCTGGAAGTGCCGGACATCCTGTTTGAGAGCAGCCAGGACAAGCTGATGAACTGTACCCAGGTATCGCTGCCGGTTCACACCGTCACCATCGGTGATGAGGTGTTCGGTTGTGGTATCGACGACGACACGGCCGGCTGTGATGGCGGTGAGACCGTCGGCAATGGCGGCAGCATCGGCGAAGGGGAAGGCGGACTGGTGGGTGACGGCGACCTGAGCCTGTGTGAAGCCAGCGGCAGCGAAGTGAACTGGAGTGCCCTGCTGGGCGCCAACTGCGCCAACCTGTCTGACTACAACCTGTTTGCCGACAGCGCCAATCCGAAAGGTGCAGCCAACAGCGGCGGCATGCCCTATGACCTGAACAGCCCGCTGTTCACCGACTACACCAGCAAGTACCGCTACGTGTTCGTCCCCGGTGGCGAAGCCGCAGCGTACGACGCGCAGGAGGTGTTCGACTTCCCGGTGGGTACCGTACTGGTGAAAACCTTCGCCATGCCGGATGACACTGCCACGCCGGGCAACGAAAACGAAGAGATCCTGGAAACCCGTCTGCTTATCCATCGTGAAGCCGGTTGGAGTGCCCTGCCCTACGTCTGGAACGCCAATAAAGACGAAGCGGTACTGGCCAAGCCTGGCAGCATCATGAATCAGTCCGTGGTCCACAAAGGTGAAACCATCGAGTTTGACTATGTGGTTCCGAGCCTGAACCAGTGTAAGCAGTGTCACCAGTACAGTGGTGAGGATGGCATCGCCCGCTTTATGCCGATTGGCCCGAAAGCCCGCCACCTCAATGGCAACTACGAGTACGCCGATGGCAGCACCAATCAGCTGACCGCCTGGACCGCCCACGGCATCCTGACCGGCACGCCGGCTGACCTGGCCTCCATCCCCACCGTTCCGGCCTTTGAGCTGCTGGGTAACGGTGACCTGAGCGGTGCCACCGACGCCGAAGTGATGGACCTGGCCAAGGGCTACCTGGACATCAACTGTGCGCACTGCCACCGCCCTGAAGGCAACGCCTCCAACACCGGCCTCAAGCTGGAGTACTGGCGTCCTTACGAGGGCAATGAGCAGGCCCACGGTGAGTGTAAGTCGCCGGTGGCCTATGGCGGCGGTTCCCTGGGTTACGACATCGTCCCGGGCAACCCGGATGAGTCCATCACCCACTTCCGCATGGCCGCCACCGAACCGGGTGACCGGATGCCGGAGATCGGCCGCAGCCTGGCCCATGACGCAGGGGTCGACCTGATCCGCGAGTGGATTACCCGCCTGCCTGCAGCCACCTGCTCCGAGTAA
- a CDS encoding AbgT family transporter yields the protein MSSEAQAPQSENGRLARILDGIEKVGNKLPDPAILFLCLMLVVWGVSALLSNMSFTEIDPRTGEAVVIKNLLTAESLTSFLTGMVKTFTAFAPLGVVLVAMLGVGVAEHSGFINTALKKMLRITPVKLITPAVVAVGIISHTATDAGYVVVIPLAGVIFYAVGRHPIAGIMAAFAGVSGGFCANFIPSAIDPLLQSFTQAAAQTLDADIQLNPLNNWFFAASSTLPIIGIIWYLTDKVMEPRLMRSTPLDEGIDAPALDEIGERENKAFRWASLAMLGSMVLVAVLAMPESSTLRDASGSLTNFSAPLMQAIVPLIFIFFVIPGVVFGYANGVFQSSADIIKSMNKAMEGMGAYIVMAFFCSLFIAAFSQSDLGVLLAVKGANFLQSLGMPAGVTIVGMVFLVGFVNLFMGSASAKWALIGPVLVPMLMQLNISPDLSQAAYRIGDSSTNIITPLMPYFPLVVVYCQKYVKNTGIGTLIAAMLPYSMALLAAWTAWLLIYWGIGLPLGLGASYTYGL from the coding sequence ATGAGCTCCGAAGCACAAGCGCCGCAATCTGAAAACGGGCGTCTGGCCCGTATTCTGGATGGCATTGAGAAAGTGGGGAACAAACTCCCTGATCCGGCCATCCTGTTCCTTTGTCTGATGTTGGTTGTGTGGGGTGTATCAGCCCTGCTGTCCAACATGAGCTTTACTGAGATCGACCCGCGCACCGGCGAAGCGGTCGTAATCAAAAACCTGCTGACTGCCGAATCCCTGACCAGCTTCCTGACCGGTATGGTCAAAACCTTTACCGCATTTGCCCCACTGGGCGTGGTACTGGTTGCGATGCTGGGTGTGGGCGTGGCCGAACACTCCGGCTTTATCAACACCGCCCTGAAAAAGATGCTGCGCATCACCCCGGTGAAGCTGATCACCCCGGCTGTGGTTGCGGTAGGTATCATCTCCCACACCGCGACTGACGCGGGCTACGTGGTGGTGATTCCGCTGGCTGGCGTGATCTTCTACGCCGTAGGCCGTCACCCGATTGCCGGTATCATGGCGGCGTTCGCCGGTGTGTCCGGTGGCTTTTGTGCCAACTTTATTCCGTCTGCCATCGACCCGCTGCTGCAATCCTTTACCCAGGCTGCAGCGCAAACCCTCGATGCGGACATTCAGCTGAACCCGCTGAACAACTGGTTCTTCGCTGCCTCTTCCACCCTGCCGATCATCGGTATCATCTGGTACCTGACCGACAAGGTGATGGAGCCGCGCCTGATGCGTTCTACCCCGCTGGATGAGGGCATCGATGCCCCGGCCCTGGACGAGATTGGTGAGCGCGAAAACAAAGCGTTCCGCTGGGCCTCCCTGGCGATGCTGGGCTCCATGGTGCTGGTGGCGGTTCTGGCCATGCCGGAAAGCTCCACCCTGCGTGATGCCAGTGGCAGCCTGACCAACTTCAGCGCGCCGCTGATGCAGGCCATCGTTCCGCTGATCTTCATCTTCTTCGTGATCCCGGGTGTGGTATTCGGTTACGCCAACGGCGTATTCCAGAGCTCTGCCGACATCATCAAGTCCATGAACAAGGCGATGGAAGGCATGGGTGCCTACATCGTCATGGCGTTCTTCTGCTCCCTGTTCATCGCCGCGTTCTCCCAGTCTGATCTGGGTGTGCTGCTGGCCGTTAAGGGCGCCAACTTCCTGCAGTCTCTGGGCATGCCGGCTGGCGTGACCATCGTGGGCATGGTGTTCCTGGTGGGCTTTGTGAACCTGTTTATGGGCTCCGCTTCTGCCAAGTGGGCTCTGATTGGTCCGGTTCTGGTACCGATGCTGATGCAACTCAACATCTCTCCGGACCTGTCCCAGGCGGCCTACCGCATTGGTGACTCCTCCACCAACATCATCACCCCGCTGATGCCGTACTTCCCGCTGGTGGTGGTGTACTGCCAGAAGTATGTGAAGAACACCGGTATCGGCACCCTGATCGCCGCCATGCTGCCGTACTCCATGGCGCTGCTGGCTGCCTGGACTGCCTGGCTGCTGATCTACTGGGGCATCGGTCTGCCCCTGGGCCTGGGTGCAAGCTACACCTACGGACTGTAA
- the menE gene encoding o-succinylbenzoate--CoA ligase: MNLILCPLHSAARRWGDAIAVCGPEGSLSYEALDGRVTALAHHLAGQGLQAGDHIGYLGQNRLEAILLLYAAMRLGAVFAPLSPRFPEAQRDQLIRELDIQWCWSEGELPEGVRALSVTSASEAQRWQVDLDRPLTLILTSGSSGHPKAAMHGLAQHIAAAEGSHDQTPLNRGDRWLLSLPLFHIGGLAILFRCLSCGATAVLPGHQDLASNLRQQRITHLSLVATQLVRLLERDDADEVMRSITTLLLGGGAIPASLLERLKPYPIKVLTSYGMTEMGSQITTGPANDQGLSGYPLAGRQVRLNEGLIEVRGDCRFLGYYANGTLTRPFDHEGWFATRDLGQFVGEQLKVLGRADNMFVSGGENVQPEAIESVLKRCEGVEEAIIIPVEDEVFGHLPVAVVKGAWQPEQWEKRVLKKLPRFMRPRRYLPWPEALNQTGLKVSRKAIAEYVHQQG; encoded by the coding sequence ATGAACCTAATCCTTTGCCCCCTGCACAGTGCCGCCCGTCGTTGGGGCGACGCCATTGCCGTGTGCGGACCGGAAGGCAGCCTCAGCTACGAAGCGCTGGATGGCCGGGTAACCGCCCTGGCTCATCACCTGGCCGGGCAAGGGCTACAGGCCGGTGACCATATCGGTTACCTGGGTCAGAACCGGCTGGAGGCGATTCTGCTGTTGTACGCCGCCATGCGCTTAGGCGCGGTCTTCGCCCCGCTCTCCCCGCGTTTTCCAGAGGCGCAGCGTGACCAGCTGATCCGCGAACTCGATATCCAGTGGTGCTGGAGCGAAGGGGAGCTGCCCGAAGGGGTACGCGCCCTCAGCGTGACCAGCGCCAGTGAGGCTCAGCGCTGGCAGGTGGACCTGGATCGACCGCTGACCCTGATCCTGACCTCCGGTTCCAGTGGCCATCCCAAGGCCGCCATGCATGGTCTGGCCCAGCATATTGCGGCCGCAGAAGGCAGCCACGACCAGACGCCGCTGAATCGGGGCGACCGCTGGTTGCTCAGCCTGCCCCTGTTCCACATCGGCGGGCTGGCCATCCTGTTCCGCTGCCTGAGCTGCGGAGCCACGGCAGTCCTTCCGGGGCATCAGGATCTGGCCAGCAACCTCAGGCAACAGCGCATCACCCACCTCTCTCTGGTCGCCACCCAACTGGTGCGGCTGCTGGAGCGCGACGACGCGGATGAGGTGATGCGCTCCATCACCACCCTGCTGCTGGGTGGCGGGGCCATTCCCGCCAGCCTGCTGGAGCGGCTCAAGCCCTACCCGATTAAGGTACTGACCAGCTACGGCATGACCGAGATGGGCAGCCAGATCACCACCGGTCCCGCCAATGATCAGGGCCTCTCCGGCTACCCCCTGGCGGGCCGTCAGGTACGCCTTAACGAAGGCCTTATCGAGGTTCGCGGCGATTGCCGCTTCCTCGGTTACTACGCCAACGGCACCCTGACCCGCCCGTTTGATCACGAAGGGTGGTTTGCCACCCGGGATCTAGGGCAGTTTGTCGGTGAGCAACTCAAGGTACTGGGCCGGGCCGATAACATGTTTGTCAGTGGCGGAGAGAACGTGCAGCCCGAAGCGATTGAGTCGGTACTGAAGCGCTGTGAGGGCGTTGAAGAGGCGATCATCATCCCGGTTGAGGATGAGGTGTTCGGCCATCTGCCGGTGGCCGTGGTGAAAGGCGCCTGGCAGCCGGAGCAATGGGAAAAGCGGGTACTGAAAAAGCTGCCGCGCTTTATGCGCCCGCGCCGTTACCTGCCCTGGCCGGAGGCGCTCAACCAGACGGGCCTGAAAGTGAGTCGCAAGGCGATTGCCGAGTACGTGCATCAGCAGGGTTGA
- the menC gene encoding o-succinylbenzoate synthase has protein sequence MKLYPYALPLATPLRFAGQSLDQRHGLLIKLERDGHTGWGDCAPLPGFSHESLAQCQSALQALASGQIDEAALPPAARFALDCARWQCEGPRRLTLPANIPLLVGTPEQQLAQFDALTTPPGEVKLKLARAPLEQEIALVYALLERQPKLLLRIDANRGWSAEQASHFAASVPPAALRYVEEPCANLNDSLRVAAQHRLPLALDETTQVADYQYESLPGVRALVLKPTLIGSLARLQQLVQQARLDGVEVVLSSSFESNIGLTHLAHLAAELTPDSVPGLDTLAPLGADLLEANPWGLAKPVITESELTPL, from the coding sequence ATGAAGCTCTATCCCTATGCCCTGCCACTGGCAACGCCGCTGCGTTTTGCCGGCCAAAGCCTGGACCAGCGCCACGGTCTGCTGATCAAGCTGGAGCGTGACGGCCACACCGGCTGGGGCGATTGCGCCCCGTTGCCGGGCTTCTCCCACGAATCACTGGCACAATGCCAGAGCGCCCTGCAGGCCCTGGCCTCAGGCCAAATCGACGAAGCGGCGCTGCCCCCTGCCGCCCGCTTTGCACTGGATTGCGCCCGCTGGCAGTGCGAGGGCCCACGGCGACTGACCCTGCCCGCCAACATCCCCCTGCTGGTGGGCACCCCCGAGCAACAACTGGCCCAGTTTGATGCCCTGACCACGCCCCCGGGTGAGGTCAAACTCAAGCTGGCAAGAGCGCCACTGGAGCAGGAGATCGCGCTGGTTTATGCCCTGCTGGAGCGGCAACCGAAGCTGTTGCTGCGCATCGACGCCAACCGTGGCTGGAGCGCTGAGCAGGCCAGCCACTTTGCCGCCAGCGTTCCCCCGGCCGCTCTGCGCTATGTTGAAGAGCCCTGCGCCAACCTCAATGACAGCCTGCGCGTGGCAGCCCAGCATCGCCTGCCACTGGCACTGGATGAAACCACTCAGGTCGCCGACTACCAGTACGAGTCCCTGCCAGGTGTCAGGGCACTGGTGCTGAAGCCCACCCTGATAGGCAGCCTGGCGCGACTGCAACAACTGGTGCAACAGGCCCGTCTGGATGGCGTCGAAGTGGTGCTCTCCTCCAGCTTTGAGAGCAACATCGGCCTGACCCATCTGGCCCATCTGGCCGCCGAACTGACCCCAGACAGCGTGCCCGGACTGGATACCCTGGCGCCGCTGGGCGCCGATCTGCTGGAAGCCAACCCCTGGGGTCTGGCCAAGCCCGTGATCACCGAATCGGAGCTGACACCGCTATGA
- the menH gene encoding 2-succinyl-6-hydroxy-2,4-cyclohexadiene-1-carboxylate synthase yields the protein MTEHPPLLQGRRWGQGAPMLLLHGFLGDHRDWPDALGQQFDCLALDLPGHGLSRTLSVSATPAFDEVVAQILATLDHHQINRFHLLGYSLGGRLALHLAHALAQHQPHRLLSLTLESTHPGLTDATQRQQRLASDAAWHQRMATEANADWLDAWYRQPVFADLSEPRRAEMVQARLDNDPAALAALYLGTSLGHQHNLRHLTLACPVQLISGARDSKFRQLAEQWLQPGWQHQVIEGAGHNVHRARPDAFLATLRPL from the coding sequence ATGACTGAGCACCCGCCTCTGCTGCAGGGACGGCGTTGGGGCCAGGGCGCCCCAATGCTGTTGCTGCACGGGTTTCTCGGTGATCACCGCGACTGGCCAGACGCACTGGGCCAGCAGTTCGACTGCCTGGCGCTGGACCTGCCGGGCCACGGCCTGAGCCGCACCCTCTCCGTCTCTGCCACTCCGGCGTTCGATGAGGTGGTGGCGCAGATCCTGGCCACGCTCGACCATCACCAGATTAACCGTTTCCACCTGCTCGGCTACTCACTGGGTGGCCGTCTCGCTCTGCATCTGGCACACGCTTTAGCCCAACACCAACCGCACCGGCTGCTGAGCCTCACTCTGGAATCCACCCACCCGGGCTTGACCGACGCCACACAGCGCCAGCAACGGTTGGCCAGCGACGCCGCCTGGCATCAGCGTATGGCCACCGAAGCCAATGCCGACTGGCTCGATGCCTGGTATCGACAGCCGGTGTTTGCCGACCTGTCGGAACCGCGCAGGGCAGAGATGGTGCAGGCCCGACTGGACAATGACCCCGCCGCTCTGGCGGCGCTCTACCTGGGCACCAGCCTGGGCCACCAGCACAACCTGCGACACCTCACTCTGGCCTGTCCGGTGCAGCTGATCAGCGGCGCCCGGGACAGTAAATTCCGCCAGCTGGCCGAGCAATGGCTCCAGCCCGGCTGGCAACACCAGGTGATAGAAGGCGCGGGCCACAACGTTCACCGCGCCCGTCCGGATGCCTTTCTTGCTACACTGCGGCCACTGTGA